A genomic window from Scomber scombrus chromosome 18, fScoSco1.1, whole genome shotgun sequence includes:
- the dnm2a gene encoding dynamin-3 isoform X2, with amino-acid sequence MGNRGMEDLIPLINKLQDAFSSIGQSCNLDLPQIAVVGGQSAGKSSVLENFVGRDFLPRGSGIVTRRPLILQLVNNKAEYAEFLHCKGKKFVDFDEVRGEIEAETDRITGSNKGISPIPINLRVYSPNVLNLTLIDLPGMTKVAVGDQPQDIEHQIRDMLMQFITKESCLILAVTPANSDLANSDALKIAKEVDPQGVRTIGVLTKLDLMDEGTDAKDILENKLLPLRRGYIGVVNRSQKDIDGKKDIRAALAAERKFFLSHPAYRHIAERMGTPHLQKTLNQQLTNHIRDTLPGLRSKLQSQLLSLEKEVEEYKNFRPDDPTRKTKALLQMVQQFGVDFEKRIEGSGDQVDTNELSGGAKINRIFHERFPFELVKIVFDEKELRREISHAIKNVHGVRTGLFTPDLAFEAIVKKQIVKLKTPCLKCIDLVIQELINTVRQCSNKLNSYPRLREETERIVTTHIREREGKSKDQVLLLIDIELSYINTNHEDFIGFANAQQRNTAANKKRAIPNQGEILVIRKGWLTINISIMKGGSKEYWFVLTAESLSWYKDEEEKEKKYMLPLDNLKLRDVEKGFMSTKHIFAIFNTESRNVYKDLRQIELACDSQEDVDSWKASFLRAGVYPEKDQTDNEEAAPADTFSMDPQLERQVETIRNLVDSYIGIINKSIRDLVPKTIMHLMINSAKDFIHSELLAYLYSSGDQNSLMEESADQAQRRDEMLRMYHALKEALLIIGDISANTITTPVPPPVNDNWMQEASPTPQRRPPPSAAPPPSRPPAVRGPTPGPPMNPSPGFGAPLNPSPAFGAPPIPSRPGPPINAFNSHQDPFSAPPQIPSRPARIPPGVPNRRPPGAPSHRPTIIRPAEPSLLD; translated from the exons ATGGGGAACCGGGGCATGGAAGACCTGATTCCCCTGATCAACAAGCTTCAAGACGCCTTCAGCTCGATTGGCCAGAGTTGCAATTTGGACCTTCCTCAAATCGCTGTGGTCGGAGGACAGAGCGCTGGGAAAAGCTCTGTTTTGGAAAATTTCGTGGGCAG gGACTTTCTTCCTCGAGGATCAGGCATTGTTACCCGCAGACCTCTCATTTTGCAGCTGGTCAACAATAAAGCAG AATATGCCGAATTCCTGCACTGCAAAGGAAAGAAGTTTGTGGATTTTGATGAAGTGCGGGGGGAAATTGAGGCGGAGACTGACAGGATAACAGGCTCCAACAAAGGCATCTCTCCCATCCCGATTAACCTGAGGGTCTACTCCCCAAACG TGCTGAACCTGACCCTGATCGACCTTCCGGGAATGACGAAGGTTGCCGTTGGAGACCAACCTCAAGACATCGAGCACCAGATCAGGGACATGCTGATGCAGTTCATCACAAAGGAGAGCTGCCTGATCTTGGCCGTCACACCTGCCAACAGTGACCTGGCCAACTCAGACGCTCTGAAGATCGCCAAGGAGGTGGACCCGCAGG GTGTGCGTACCATTGGTGTTTTAACAAAACTGGACCTGATGGATGAAGGGACGGATGCGAAGGACATTCTTGAAAACAAACTTCTACCGCTGCGTAGAG gctacATTGGTGTGGTGAACCGCAGTCAGAAAGACATTGATGGGAAGAAGGACATTCGTGCTGCTCTGGCCGCAGAGAGGAAGTTCTTCCTTTCCCACCCTGCTTACAGACATATAGCAGAGCGAATGGGCACACCTCATCTACAAAAGACACTCAACCag cAATTGACCAACCACATCAGGGACACCCTGCCTGGTCTGCGCAGTAAGCTGCAGAGTCAGCTCCTCTCTCtggagaaggaggtggaggagtaCAAGAACTTCCGTCCAGATGACCCAACACGGAAGACCAAGGCCCTGTTGCA GATGGTGCAGCAGTTTGGTGTGGACTTTGAGAAGCGTATCGAGGGCTCTGGGGACCAGGTGGACACCAACGAGCTATCGGGAGGAGCAAAGATCAACCGCATCTTTCATGAGCGCTTCCCCTTCGAACTGGTCAAG ATTGTGTTCGACGAGAAGGAGCTAAGGCGGGAAATCAGTCATGCAATCAAGAACGTTCATGGTGTCAG AACGGGGCTGTTCACTCCAGACCTGGCGTTTGAGGCCATCGTGAAAAAGCAGATCGTTAAGCTGAAAACACCCTGTCTCAAATGTATCGATCTGGTCATTCAGGAGCTCATCAACACAGTCAGGCAGTGCAGCAACAAG CTCAATTCCTACCCCAGACTGAGAGAGGAGACCGAGAGGATTGTCACCACCCAcatcagagaaagagaaggaaagagcaAGGACCAG GTTCTGCTGCTGATTGACATTGAGCTGTCCTACATCAACACCAACCATGAAGACTTCATCGGCTTTGCTAA CGCCCAGCAGAGAAACACAGCTGCAAACAAGAAGAGGGCCATACCCAACCAG GGTGAGATTCTG GTGATCAGGAAAGGCTGGCTAACCATCAACATCAGCATCATGAAGGGAGGCTCCAAGGAGTACTGGTTTGTCCTGACTGCTGAGTCCCTGTCCTGGTACAAAGATGAGGAG gaaaaagaaaagaagtataTGCTGCCCCTGGATAACCTGAAGTTAAGAGATGTGGAGAAAGGCTTTATGTCCACAAAGCACATCTTTGCAATCTTCAACACTGAATCGAG GAACGTGTACAAGGATCTTCGCCAAATAGAACTGGCATGTGACTCTCAAGAGGATGTGGACAGCTGGAAAGCATCCTTCCTCAGGGCAGGAGTTTATCCAGAGAAGGACCAG ACGGATAATGAAGAGGCTGCccctgcagacacattctctaTGGACCCTCAGTTAGAGCGACAGGTGGAAACTATCCGCAATTTAGTGGATTCGTACATTGGAATCATCAACAAATCCATCAGAGACCTCGTACCCAAGACCATCATGCATCTCATGATCAACAGC GCAAAGGACTTCATTCACTCAGAGCTGCTGGCCTACCTCTACTCGTCTGGGGACCAGAACAGTTTAATGGAGGAGTCGGCTGATCAGGCCCAGCGGAGAGACGAAATGTTGCGCATGTATCACGCGCTCAAGGAGGCACTTCTAATTATTGGCGACATCAGCGCCAACACCATCACCACCCCAGTACCCCCACCTGTAAATGACAACTGGATGCAGGAAGCCAG CCCAACCCCTCAGCGCAGGCCGCCTCCTTCAGCAGCCCCGCCCCCCAGCCGTCCCCCTGCTGTTCGGGGCCCAACTCCAGGACCACCCATGAACCCTTCCCCTGGCTTTGGAGCTCCACTCAACCCGTCTCCAGCCTTCGGCGCACCCCCAATCCCCTCTCGCCCAGGTCCACCGATCAATGCCTTCAACAGCCACCAGGATCCCTTCAGTGCACCTCCACAGATCCCTTCCCGGCCAGCCCGTATCCCACCCGGTGTCCCTAA CCGAAGACCCCCTGGTGCTCCTTCTCACCGGCCCACCATTATCCGCCCTGCTGAGCCTTCCCTGCTAGACTAG